In a genomic window of Colius striatus isolate bColStr4 chromosome 2, bColStr4.1.hap1, whole genome shotgun sequence:
- the YIPF4 gene encoding protein YIPF4 isoform X1 encodes MQPPGPQQPPLYAPSNGDFTFVSSADAEDLSGSIATPDVKLNLGGEFIKESTATTFLRQRGYGWLLEVEDDDPEDNKPLLEELDIDLKDIYYKIRCVLMPMPSLGFNRQVVRDNPDFWGPLAVVLFFSMISLYGQFKVVSWIITIWIFGSLTIFLLARVLGGEVAYGQVLGVIGYSLLPLIVIAPVLLVVGSFEVVSTLIKLFGVFWAAYSAASLLVGEEFKTKKPLLIYPIFLLYIYFLSLYTGV; translated from the exons ATGCAGCCCCCGGGCCCTCAGCAGCCGCCGCTCTACGCGCCCAGCAACGGGGACTTCACGTTTGTCTCGTCGGCAGACGCCGAAG aTCTTAGTGGCTCCATAGCAACTCCAGATGTTAAGCTGAATCTTGGAGGAGAATTCATCAAAGAATCTACTGCAACTACATTCCTAAGACAGAGAGGTTATGGCTGGCTTCTAGAAGTAGAAGATGATGACCCAGAAGATAACAAGCCACTCCT GGAAGAACTCGACATTGATCTGAAAGATATTTACTACAAAATTCGATGTGTGTTGATGCCTATGCCATCTCTTGGTTTTAATAGGCAGGTAGTGAGAGACAACCCGGATTTTTGGGGTCCTCTGGCAGTTGTCCTCTTCTTCTCAATGATTTCATTATATGGACAATTTAAG GTTGTTTCCTGGATTATAACTATTTGGATATTTGGATCCTTGACAATTTTTTTACTGGCCAGGGTTCTTGGAGGAGAA GTTGCTTATGGCCAAGTTCTTGGTGTGATAGGATATTCCCTACTTCCCCTCATTGTCATAGCACCTGTACTTTTGGTGGTTGGATCGTTTGAAGTTGTTTCTACCCTCATAAAA TTGTTTGGAGTCTTTTGGGCTGCATACAGTGCTGCATCATTACTAGTTGGAGAAGAATTCAAGACCAAGAAACCCCTTCTAATTTATCCAATCTTTTtattatacatttattttctgtccttGTACACTGGGGTGTGA
- the YIPF4 gene encoding protein YIPF4 isoform X2: MQPPGPQQPPLYAPSNGDFTFVSSADAEDLSGSIATPDVKLNLGGEFIKESTATTFLRQRGYGWLLEVEDDDPEDNKPLLQVVRDNPDFWGPLAVVLFFSMISLYGQFKVVSWIITIWIFGSLTIFLLARVLGGEVAYGQVLGVIGYSLLPLIVIAPVLLVVGSFEVVSTLIKLFGVFWAAYSAASLLVGEEFKTKKPLLIYPIFLLYIYFLSLYTGV, encoded by the exons ATGCAGCCCCCGGGCCCTCAGCAGCCGCCGCTCTACGCGCCCAGCAACGGGGACTTCACGTTTGTCTCGTCGGCAGACGCCGAAG aTCTTAGTGGCTCCATAGCAACTCCAGATGTTAAGCTGAATCTTGGAGGAGAATTCATCAAAGAATCTACTGCAACTACATTCCTAAGACAGAGAGGTTATGGCTGGCTTCTAGAAGTAGAAGATGATGACCCAGAAGATAACAAGCCACTCCT GCAGGTAGTGAGAGACAACCCGGATTTTTGGGGTCCTCTGGCAGTTGTCCTCTTCTTCTCAATGATTTCATTATATGGACAATTTAAG GTTGTTTCCTGGATTATAACTATTTGGATATTTGGATCCTTGACAATTTTTTTACTGGCCAGGGTTCTTGGAGGAGAA GTTGCTTATGGCCAAGTTCTTGGTGTGATAGGATATTCCCTACTTCCCCTCATTGTCATAGCACCTGTACTTTTGGTGGTTGGATCGTTTGAAGTTGTTTCTACCCTCATAAAA TTGTTTGGAGTCTTTTGGGCTGCATACAGTGCTGCATCATTACTAGTTGGAGAAGAATTCAAGACCAAGAAACCCCTTCTAATTTATCCAATCTTTTtattatacatttattttctgtccttGTACACTGGGGTGTGA